One window from the genome of Hoplias malabaricus isolate fHopMal1 chromosome X2, fHopMal1.hap1, whole genome shotgun sequence encodes:
- the LOC136676907 gene encoding transcriptional activator MN1-like, protein MFGLDPFGPPLRSVRTEKNFSQPRASMSSHYNARAPGPVEPGMGALNEPPMLALNMNMNGGEQYGGFHARGHSDMHAAGLQQQPQQQQQQQQQAPMHGFFNNQQPHNHPHGHQAHPHQHHPHFGGNFGDPGPGSSCLHGGRIMGYGPGMGPQQGFADGFDPLSEGQSGDGFPQQQPQTQQQRPGSMPDFQHHGPSGGNHPVPAPCLPLDQSPNRAASFHGLPSSSSTSSETHNLESRRMPPQGAVEGLDYSYPNEPSGHFDVSVFSPSEPDSQLPHFGGGRQVPGASFPGNPGLSRASGMQGISKGHPQAPPQQQQPQPPAQHSVFFDRGFGGGRKIPVGMEPGARHPLMQQQQTGLMGRQNPCPPSLPRPPQPEAGSANASMQEGGVMMPGQHNQFEYPIHRLENRGMNPYGDPMFNMQQQPPPPQQPPSQRLQHFDAPYLNVAKRPRFDFPNAHGGEGCGSWNSGMHNPPGMENHISPSAYPGLPGEFTPPVSDGFPPGPPLQHPGPEQQSLQQRQNAAMMIKQMASRSQQQRMRQPNLQQLGHHGDVPQGPMVHGGPVGGFERDSAGRMVNFDGQNPHMAPESGWFPGPHPPGEMLGRRMGGPGGEAGAHDMQNGAAMMFRPGVNGLGMQDPMRIPGEGHVQPLHSPSIHPQFGNGMGNLAQMQSPGAGVGLPNTPSERRPNDFSGPPMGAQPSFPFGGSSRQGAPHNNAQGVSTSPGSYASQSEFPAGQRSSVSKLGALSLGSFNKTSSKDSVFGQSCLAALSTACQNMIASLGAPNLNVTFNKKSQGEGKRKLSQTEQDVNTSTANGTSSTGPEFFPGGATPQTTQMPSASNGNTKPAGPNQTVQGEASALSPGYNMDATPCNEGKAATGSGRGRGRRKRDSGHVSPGIFFPSDNGNPVVSPGQQVTAAAGSGERGGGTPHEKPITSPSWGKGGDLMLGDQAADLMSSLDSGIQSVSKSADCSPRVEFPDEIGPHFSNEDEVSSSSDAGASAKGGSPKLQRLDNGLMGGQKGQGIGLANHTTSTSEGYGGVGHPGHPGTPGMEQVRTPSSTSGQDEIHPLEILQAQIQLQRQQFSISEDQPLAVKNSKKATDCNGQSGDVDLASCSPDAGKGSVGTIDLDTLMAEQHATWYVPSDKSLLENSEEDKSLGAWEKAKGQGSIKEDVDLSQNKSGGGGGGTPGPGGAGPHLQCLSVHCTDELGDPKGRGGPVPSWRSLHSDISNRFGTFVAALT, encoded by the exons ATGTTTGGACTGGATCCGTTCGGTCCCCCGTTACGCAGCGTCAGAACCGAGAAGAACTTCAGCCAGCCGAGAGCAAGCATGAGTTCGCACTACAACGCCAGGGCTCCAGGGCCGGTCGAGCCCGGTATGGGCGCCCTTAACGAGCCCCCAATGCTCGCGCTCAACATGAACATGAACGGAGGGGAGCAGTACGGTGGTTTCCACGCGCGGGGACACTCGGACATGCACGCGGCAGGACTCCAGCAACAAccgcaacagcagcagcagcaacaacagcaaGCGCCAATGCACGGCTTCTTTAACAACCAGCAACCTCACAACCACCCCCACGGCCACCAGGCTCACCCCCACCAACACCACCCACACTTTGGGGGAAACTTCGGGGACCCAGGCCCTGGATCCTCCTGCTTACACGGAGGTAGGATAATGGGTTATGGCCCCGGTATGGGCCCCCAGCAGGGATTCGCAGATGGGTTCGACCCGCTCTCAGAAGGCCAGTCCGGGGACGGGTTTCCTCAGCAACAGCCGCAAACGCAGCAGCAAAGGCCAGGCTCGATGCCTGACTTCCAACACCACGGACCCTCCGGCGGAAACCACCCAGTCCCAGCCCCCTGCCTGCCCCTCGACCAGTCCCCGAACCGGGCTGCCTCCTTTCATGGCCttccttcctcttcctccacgTCCTCGGAAACCCACAACCTAGAGTCCAGACGCATGCCCCCTCAGGGCGCCGTCGAAGGCCTGGACTACAGCTATCCCAACGAGCCCTCTGGACATTTTGACGTATCTGTGTTTTCCCCCTCCGAGCCAGATTCCCAGCTCCCCCACTTTGGTGGAGGGAGGCAGGTGCCAGGGGCCAGTTTTCCTGGAAACCCAGGCCTGTCCCGGGCCTCAGGAATGCAGGGCATCTCTAAAGGACACCCCCAAGCCCCtcctcagcagcagcagccacaGCCCCCGGCCCAGCACAGTGTGTTCTTTGATCGGGGGTTCGGAGGAGGGCGCAAAATTCCAGTGGGCATGGAGCCCGGTGCCAGGCATCCCCtcatgcagcagcagcagacagGCTTGATGGGCCGACAAAACCCCTGCCCACCTTCCCTCCCGCGGCCCCCGCAGCCCGAGGCCGGCTCGGCCAATGCCAGCATGCAGGAGGGCGGCGTCATGATGCCTGGCCAGCACAACCAGTTTGAATACCCGATTCACAGACTGGAGAACAGAGGGATGAACCCCTACGGGGACCCCATGTTCAATATGCAACAGCAGCCCCCTCCTCCCCAGCAGCCTCCCAGTCAGAGGCTGCAGCACTTTGACGCCCCGTATTTGAATGTGGCTAAAAGGCCTAGGTTTGACTTCCCCAACGCCCACGGAGGGGAGGGCTGCGGCTCCTGGAACAGCGGAATGCACAACCCGCCCGGTATGGAGAACCACATCTCTCCCTCGGCCTACCCGGGCCTTCCTGGAGAGTTCACTCCCCCTGTTTCTGATGGGTTTCCCCCAGGCCCGCCGCTGCAACACCCCGGCCCTGAGCAGCAGTCGCTGCAGCAGAGGCAGAACGCCGCCATGATGATCAAGCAGATGGCCTCTCGGAGTCAGCAGCAGAGAATGAGACAGCCCAACTTGCAGCAGCTCGGTCACCACGGAGATGTCCCTCAGGGCCCTATGGTTCACGGAGGTCCCGTGGGGGGCTTTGAGAGAGACAGCGCTGGGAGGATGGTGAACTTTGATGGGCAGAATCCCCACATGGCTCCTGAAAGTGGCTGGTTTCCTGGGCCACACCCACCAGGGGAGATGCTGGGGAGGCGTATGGGTGGCCCGGGTGGCGAGGCAGGCGCTCATGATATGCAAAACGGTGCTGCCATGATGTTTAGGCCAGGTGTCAATGGTCTGGGCATGCAGGACCCTATGAGAATACCTGGAGAGGGCCACGTGCAGCCCTTACACTCACCCAGCATACATCCGCAATTTGGAAACGGCATGGGGAACCTGGCACAAATGCAGTCACCCGGGGCCGGTGTGGGGCTGCCCAACACGCCATCGGAAAGACGTCCAAATGACTTTTCAGGGCCACCCATGGGTGCCCAACCCTCTTTTCCTTTTGGGGGGTCCAGTCGACAGGGGGCACCACACAATAATGCCCAGGGTGTGAGCACCTCTCCAGGGAGTTATGCCTCACAGTCAGAGTTTCCAGCTGGCCAGCGCTCCTCTGTCAGCAAATTGGGGGCTCTCTCTTTGGGGAGTTTTAACAAAACAAGCAGCAAGGACAGTGTGTTTGGACAGAGCTGCCTAGCGGCACTCTCCACCGCCTGCCAGAACATGATCGCCAGCCTGGGGGCCCCTAACCTCAACGTGACATTCAACAAGAAGAGCCAGGGAGAGGGGAAACGAAAGCTGAGTCAAACCGAGCAGGATGTGAATACCAGTACGGCCAATGGGACAAGCAGCACTGGGCCAGAATTCTTCCCGGGTGGAGCCACACCCCAGACAACCCAGATGCCTAGCGCTAGCAATGGCAACACTAAGCCGGCGGGGCCAAACCAGACGGTGCAGGGGGAAGCCAGCGCCCTCTCCCCAGGTTACAACATGGACGCTACCCCTTGCAATGAGGGGAAAGCGGCAACAGGGAgcgggagagggagagggaggaggaagagggacaGTGGCCATGTGAGCCCTGGGATTTTCTTCCCCTCCGACAATGGCAACCCTGTTGTGAGTCCCGGCCAGCAGGTCACAGCAGCAGCTGGCAGcggagagaggggtgggggcaCACCTCACGAAAAACCCATCACATCGCCATCCTGGGGGAAGGGGGGTGACCTGATGCTGGGCGATCAAGCTGCTGACCTGATGTCGTCCCTAGACAGCGGCATCCAGAGCGTGTCAAAGTCGGCCGACTGCTCGCCTCGGGTCGAGTTCCCGGACGAGATCGGCCCCCACTTCAGCAACGAAGACGAGGTCTCGTCCAGCTCGGATGCAGGCGCCTCAGCGAAGGGTGGCTCACCCAAGCTGCAGAGACTGGACAACGGGCTGATGGGTGGGCAGAAAGGGCAGGGAATAGGCCTCGCCAACCACACTACCTCAACGTCAGAGGGCTACGGAGGAGTAGGCCACCCAGGTCACCCAGGTACGCCGGGCATGGAGCAGGTCAGAACGCCCTCCAGCACCTCGGGCCAGGACGAGATCCACCCCCTGGAGATACTGCAGGCTCAGATCCAGCTTCAGAGGCAGCAGTTCAGCATCTCCGAGGACCAGCCTCTTGCCGTGAAGAACAGCAAGAAAGCAACGGACTGCAATGGACAGAGCGGAGACGTAGACCTCGCCAGTTGTAGCCCGGATGCCGGAAAGGGCTCGGTGGGCACAATCGACCTGGACACACTCATGGCCGAGCAGCACGCCACCTGGTATGTGCCCAGCGACAAGAGCCTTCTGGAAAACTCGGAAGAGGACAAGTCACTGGGAGCGTGGGAAAAGGCTAAAGGACAGGGCTCCATCAAAGAAG atGTGGACCTCTCTCAGAACAAAAGCGGAGGAGGCGGAGGAGGAACTCCTGGACCTGGAGGAGCTGGTCCCCACCTCCAGTGTCTCTCCGTCCACTGCACGGACGAACTGGGAGACCCCAAGGGCCGCGGCGGTCCGGTCCCGTCCTGGCGCTCGCTCCACTCGGACATCTCCAACCGCTTCGGGACCTTTGTGGCTGCACTCACCTGA